In Verrucomicrobiota bacterium, the genomic stretch CCTGGAAGGTCCGGAGCGAGCGTTCTTTGCCTAGAAGGGACAGAGAGGCTTTTGCTCAGGCCGTCCTGAATGCGGGCAACCTCAAGGTTCGAGCCCGGGAACGCCAGAACCCGGGATTGTCCTTGACGACTTGCGTGGGCGGGTCTCCCGTGCAAGTCATCGTGCTTTCGAATTCTGCCAGTTCCCCTTTACCGGCCCTCCTGCAACGTTTCGTGTCGGAGGGCCGTTACGCCGGCGTGAGCGTGCTGGCGTTGCGCGATGGCCAACCGCTGCACCAGGTCGCGGCGGGTTTCCAGGAGGTGGAGAGCCGCCGGCCCATGACGGTTGATTCGATCGTTCGGATCCACTCGGTCACCAAAGTCCTGACCGCGGTTACCGCCCTCACGTTTCTGGAGGAGGGCCAGATCGACCTTGGTGAACCGGTAGAGACCTACCTGCCGGAGGTCCGGAGTTTCCAAGTTATTGCGGGTAGTCCGCCGGAGGCCCCGGAGCTGCGCAAGCCGGCCCGGCCCATGACCGTGCGCGACTTGTTCCGGCACACGGCGGGCATCGCCTACCCGGCGCCCGGCACGCCCACTGAGCCGTTCTTTGCCGAAGCAGGCGTGTCCGAATCGGTATCATTGGCCGACAAGATTCGCCGCATTGTCCGCGTGCCGCTGGTTAGCGATCCCGGTGTACAGTTTGATTACGGGTACGGGACGGATTTTCTGGCCCGGGTACTTGAGGTGGTCAGTGGAAGGCCCTTCGAGCAACTCCTGAGCGAGCGGGTGTTGGAGCCGGCCGGTATGGCGGAGACGGGTTTCACGGTGGCGGACCCGGCCCTGGATCGGCTCGCGATGGTTCACGAGGGTGGCGGGCCCGGCAGCCCTTTGCGGGTGATCCCAATGGTGGCGGGCGAGCGACGCCCGGGCGCCTGGCGGCACCCACTGGGTGGAAGCGGCTTGTATTCGACGCTGGCGGACTTGGGCCGGTTCGGCCGGATCCTGTGCGCCGGGGGTGAGTTCGGGGGCACCCGCCTGCTCGGCCGAAAGACGGTGGATTTGATGCGGGCCAACCACCTGGCCGGGACCGCCAGCCCATACCATTCCTTCGACGCAGGCAGCGGTTTTGGGCTGGGAGTAGGCGTCCGCCTTGAATTGGGCCTGGCTGACCGAGCAGATTCACCAGGCTGCTTCGGCTGGAACGGCCTGGCAAGCACCTTCTTTCGGGTTGACCCTGCAGAGCGCCTCGTGCTGGTGGTCCTGATCCAGCATTTCCCCTTCGATGAGCACCGCCTGTTGGGCCGTATTGCCAACGTCATCTACTCGCAGCTTTAAGCCCCTGCCCGGCCCGGGGCGGTTCAACCGGTCAGATTTGCCGGGATGGCGGACGGCGTCTTTCTCGGATCGGTAGTGCAGGGCAATCAAACTACAGGAGCGGCAGGGTGCATCCTGGGCAACGGCGCAGCGCGGGTGGCGGTAAGCGGTCCGCAGACCAAGACCTTGCGCACAAACCGGCAGGATGCCAAAAGGACGAAAGGCAAACTGCTTATGCAAAATAGTTCGTCAGTCGATCCCCGCGTTCGTATCGGTCACGTACACCTAAAAGTCGCAAACCTGGACCGCGCGCTCGGCTTTTATTGCGGGGTGCTGGGTTTTCAGCTTATGCAGCGTTACGGCTCCGAGGCGGCTTTCGTCTCTGCCGGCGGGTATCATCATCATATCGGGCTCAACACATGGGAAAGCCTCGGCGGTTCGCCACCGCCGCCGGGCGCAACGGGTCTTTATCATCTGGCTATCCTCTACCCGACCCGGGCGGAACTTGCCGATGCGTTGCGCCGCGTCAGCAGTGCAGGCATCACGTTGGAGGGCGCCTCGGACCATGGGGTAAGTGAAGCGCTCTACCTGCGTGACCCGGACCAGAATGGGGTCGAACTCTATTGGGATCGTCCGCCCGAACAATGGCCGCGCACCACGGGCGGGCAACTGGCGATGTTCACCGGCCCGCTTGACCTCCGCAGCTTACTTGCGGCAACGAAAGCTCAAGGCGGCGCTTCGCTTCGTAGTGGAGAAGAACGGTTATGATGGAAGCGACTTTTGCCACCGCCTCGATGAGGAGCGCTTTCCGCACCGGCAGAAAGCTTACCGTGACACCATGAATTCAGACCGCAGACCGACCCGTGACGACTCGCCACGGGGCAACATTTCCTGGATGCGTTGCAGCCGGAACCGGTCAGGTGATGCAAACAACCGGCAGCCATGCCAAATGACTTTCTGGCGAAACTAGGGCCGCTGCAGGTAGCAGCCGGCGTGGCCCACCTGGCCGCTTTGGTCTGGCTACAACGTGGCCTGAGCTGGCTGATCAGGTCATGCGGGGTGGACCGGCTCTCGCTGATCACTAACCAGGGCGTGCAACGTGCAATCCTGCGGGCGGCG encodes the following:
- a CDS encoding beta-lactamase family protein encodes the protein MPRRDREAFAQAVLNAGNLKVRARERQNPGLSLTTCVGGSPVQVIVLSNSASSPLPALLQRFVSEGRYAGVSVLALRDGQPLHQVAAGFQEVESRRPMTVDSIVRIHSVTKVLTAVTALTFLEEGQIDLGEPVETYLPEVRSFQVIAGSPPEAPELRKPARPMTVRDLFRHTAGIAYPAPGTPTEPFFAEAGVSESVSLADKIRRIVRVPLVSDPGVQFDYGYGTDFLARVLEVVSGRPFEQLLSERVLEPAGMAETGFTVADPALDRLAMVHEGGGPGSPLRVIPMVAGERRPGAWRHPLGGSGLYSTLADLGRFGRILCAGGEFGGTRLLGRKTVDLMRANHLAGTASPYHSFDAGSGFGLGVGVRLELGLADRADSPGCFGWNGLASTFFRVDPAERLVLVVLIQHFPFDEHRLLGRIANVIYSQL
- a CDS encoding VOC family protein; the protein is MQNSSSVDPRVRIGHVHLKVANLDRALGFYCGVLGFQLMQRYGSEAAFVSAGGYHHHIGLNTWESLGGSPPPPGATGLYHLAILYPTRAELADALRRVSSAGITLEGASDHGVSEALYLRDPDQNGVELYWDRPPEQWPRTTGGQLAMFTGPLDLRSLLAATKAQGGASLRSGEERL